DNA from Orbaceae bacterium lpD01:
AGCCTCTGGCGATTGAAAAGGTTTTTGAAAGATGGCGAACTTTTAAGACCGGATTCATGCTTAATTCTCTTGATTTAAGGGAAAGTGACAGGCAACAGCATGATTTTTAATCTCGAGCAGTTGAGGGGTCACAATACATTTTTTTTGCGCGTAAGGACAACGAGGACCTAATCGACAACCAATCGGTAAGTTTTCTAGCGCCGGGATAACACCCGGTAAAGTGTTAAGTGGGCTTTTATGGGCTAAGGCTTGACCAAAATCGGGTATAGCATTAATCAACGCTTGGGTATAAGGATGATAGGGCGTTTGGGCTAAATTTTCACTGGGCGCCGTTTCTACCATTTGCCCACAGTAAAGCACATTGATCTGATCTGTCCAGCGCGTCACCATCTGTAGATCATGGCTAATCAGTAGAATCGTCGTACCAATATTTTGGTTCATACTGGCGAGTAATCGAAATATTTGTGCTTCTGTCGTTGCTTCCATGGCATTAGTGGGTTCATCCGCAATCAGCAGTTTGGGCTGATTGGCTAAAGCGATAGCTATCATCACTTTCTGACACTCCCCTTCAGTGAGTTCGTAGGGATAGCTTGTCATAATATCCTGATGTTGTTTAATCCCAACCCGATGTAGCAATTCAATGGCGCGATTTTTACGCCAAAATAGTCGTTGCCACCAGCGTCCCTTAAAGGTTCGGCCAGGTATTGCCTGGATTAACAATTTACCAATTGTCATGGACGGGTCCAGACTGGATTGCGGCTCTTGAAATATCATCGAGACATTTTCACTGATAATTTTTCGGCGCTGTTTGGCGGTTAATTTCAAGAGATCAATATTATCAAATTTAAAACGGTCAGCTTTGATAATCCAGTTTTTATTGGCGATACCTAAAATCGCTTTCGCGATGACACTTTTTCCTGAACCAGACTCGCCGACCAAACCACAAATCTCTCCTTCAGAGAGTTTGATATTAACCCGGTCGACCGCTTTTAGCAGACCCGAAGTGGTTGATAACTCAATCGTCAGATTTCGAATATCTAATAACGCCATAACTATTCTCGATGTGATAGTGACTGTCTGAGACCATAATCAAAAAAATTTAACAACAGTATCATGACTAATATGACTAATCCCGGGGCGATAAATCCCCAATAATTTATCGCAATAATAGCGATCATATCATGCATCATCATGCCGAGCTCATTATGATTCGATTCAACGCCAAAGTTAAGGAATGTTAAGGTTGTGAGCGCGATAAGACTCGTGGTAAATATCGCAATAGTCTCTCTTATATAGTTATTCCAAGTATTAGGCAATATCGAGTAGCGCATGATACTCAGGGTCGATAATCCATCAAGTCTGGCGGCGGTGATATAGGTTTTTTTAAGCTCACTGCTCATCATATTATAAATATTGTAGATGAATCTGGGCAGCATGCTTAAAATAATAACAAACATCAAATTTTGCACGCT
Protein-coding regions in this window:
- a CDS encoding ATP-binding cassette domain-containing protein, encoding MALLDIRNLTIELSTTSGLLKAVDRVNIKLSEGEICGLVGESGSGKSVIAKAILGIANKNWIIKADRFKFDNIDLLKLTAKQRRKIISENVSMIFQEPQSSLDPSMTIGKLLIQAIPGRTFKGRWWQRLFWRKNRAIELLHRVGIKQHQDIMTSYPYELTEGECQKVMIAIALANQPKLLIADEPTNAMEATTEAQIFRLLASMNQNIGTTILLISHDLQMVTRWTDQINVLYCGQMVETAPSENLAQTPYHPYTQALINAIPDFGQALAHKSPLNTLPGVIPALENLPIGCRLGPRCPYAQKKCIVTPQLLEIKNHAVACHFPLNQEN